Proteins co-encoded in one Spirosoma endbachense genomic window:
- a CDS encoding GH36-type glycosyl hydrolase domain-containing protein, which produces MKLVLLVIAGCLVCLQTAHTQPIGNWALSEKGLPIYHYTGALPFKATDNNGKDANLPEDPYFLLGNYRLALLTHASGTYQLITSERVWARMNAAAQTNYGWNEASILFKNDKGATKKINLIGVKSLAANPALVQKSFGAGFARYDYSLDNQVSCSRVISVKPSSTINTGNPSFVVTVTLKNNGKRPQDVAYIERMLVNFVPNGTQYTDPAKRPFLYNPTISLDDSHQIALADLTARSNTFQVVPTPAERFPYEVDPPSVFMYARQTRSDYHSTVTASGDTLSTIVTTALKPGQTAMFNLVIGLTTTNQLADVQAQVNDLLAGANLADSSEGLFAQQWKAKLPDFSTETNEILKREMLWNAHMMEASAKYSAYYKETFIPQGTVYSYYFGDNISNRDHLQAAMPACYTNPALAKSTLRYVIKHSEADGEIKRGNAGFGYSAPSIYKESDEQLFFFNTLAEYLLITSDYQFLNEEVAYYPAEADRKATVLTHLKKQFTYLRDEVGLGPNGLVRMLNSDWSDSFFHDHSPNIYVGSAESHLNSAMVLAIFPKLIAALEKATNADASSFISALTEYRTTVEQSYLKDLGDRKFSARAYLSPKLRFGLDNVCLEPQGYLLQSPGLPTSRKREIYEYVKSKVLAPEKIGIRTRERSLWGRNADGEDGGIWFSLEYPVLLGVATFDKAEAWSLLIKFSFHTYAEQYPDYWVGHWTAADEVNSTLYREGLYAFWVPSQDRKRAFQGYCSHPHTWPLFCYFKLKER; this is translated from the coding sequence ATGAAATTAGTGCTTCTGGTTATAGCCGGGTGTTTAGTATGTCTACAAACAGCCCATACCCAACCGATTGGCAACTGGGCTCTGTCGGAAAAGGGGCTGCCCATATATCACTATACGGGGGCTTTACCGTTTAAAGCGACGGATAACAACGGCAAGGATGCCAATCTGCCGGAAGATCCCTATTTTTTGCTGGGCAACTACCGACTGGCCTTACTGACTCACGCGAGTGGAACCTACCAACTTATAACCTCCGAGCGGGTATGGGCCCGAATGAATGCCGCAGCCCAAACCAATTACGGCTGGAACGAAGCCAGTATTTTGTTCAAAAACGACAAGGGAGCCACAAAAAAAATAAACCTGATTGGGGTTAAGTCCCTGGCGGCTAATCCGGCCCTGGTCCAGAAATCGTTTGGTGCTGGCTTTGCCCGCTACGATTATTCGCTGGATAATCAGGTAAGCTGTAGTCGAGTTATTTCGGTCAAACCATCGTCCACCATAAATACCGGAAATCCCTCGTTTGTCGTGACCGTTACGCTGAAAAACAACGGAAAACGACCGCAGGATGTAGCGTATATCGAGCGGATGCTGGTCAATTTTGTGCCAAACGGCACCCAGTACACCGACCCGGCTAAACGCCCCTTTTTGTATAACCCTACAATCAGTCTGGACGACAGTCACCAAATCGCGCTGGCGGACCTGACCGCAAGATCCAATACGTTTCAGGTCGTACCAACCCCGGCTGAGCGCTTTCCGTATGAGGTCGATCCGCCATCGGTATTTATGTACGCGAGGCAGACTCGCAGCGACTATCACTCCACCGTAACAGCGTCCGGCGACACGCTGTCGACTATCGTTACAACGGCGCTGAAACCGGGGCAAACGGCCATGTTCAATCTGGTGATCGGCTTGACAACGACGAACCAGCTTGCCGATGTACAGGCTCAGGTAAACGATCTGTTGGCCGGGGCAAACCTGGCCGACTCGTCGGAGGGTTTGTTTGCGCAGCAGTGGAAAGCGAAACTACCTGACTTTTCCACCGAAACGAACGAAATACTCAAACGGGAGATGCTGTGGAACGCCCACATGATGGAAGCTTCGGCCAAATACAGTGCGTATTATAAGGAAACATTTATCCCGCAGGGAACGGTGTACAGCTATTATTTCGGAGATAATATTTCGAACCGCGATCACTTGCAGGCCGCGATGCCCGCCTGCTACACGAATCCTGCACTGGCCAAATCGACGCTACGTTACGTGATCAAACATTCGGAAGCCGACGGTGAAATCAAACGGGGCAACGCCGGTTTTGGCTATTCAGCCCCGTCGATTTATAAAGAAAGCGACGAACAATTATTTTTCTTCAACACCCTTGCCGAATACCTGTTGATTACCAGCGATTATCAGTTTCTGAATGAAGAGGTTGCGTACTATCCAGCCGAAGCAGACCGGAAAGCGACAGTACTTACCCATCTGAAAAAACAGTTTACCTACCTGCGCGACGAGGTAGGTCTCGGCCCAAACGGGTTGGTCAGGATGCTGAACTCTGACTGGAGCGATAGTTTTTTTCACGATCACTCACCGAACATCTATGTCGGCTCCGCTGAATCGCACCTGAATTCAGCGATGGTGTTAGCCATCTTCCCGAAGCTGATTGCAGCCCTGGAAAAAGCGACTAATGCAGACGCGTCCTCCTTCATCAGCGCCCTGACGGAGTATAGGACAACCGTGGAGCAAAGCTATTTGAAGGATTTGGGCGACCGGAAATTTTCGGCCCGTGCTTACTTAAGCCCTAAACTCAGGTTCGGCCTCGACAACGTTTGCCTCGAACCACAGGGGTATCTGTTGCAGAGTCCGGGCTTACCGACGTCGCGTAAACGGGAAATTTACGAGTATGTAAAAAGCAAGGTGCTGGCTCCCGAGAAAATTGGCATCCGAACCCGGGAGCGGTCGTTGTGGGGCAGAAATGCCGACGGCGAAGATGGGGGTATCTGGTTTTCGCTGGAATATCCCGTGCTGCTTGGCGTCGCTACGTTCGATAAAGCCGAAGCCTGGTCGTTATTGATAAAATTTTCGTTTCATACCTACGCCGAGCAGTACCCTGATTATTGGGTGGGCCACTGGACAGCAGCCGACGAGGTGAACTCGACCTTGTACCGCGAAGGATTATACGCGTTCTGGGTACCGTCACAAGATCGGAAACGGGCCTTTCAGGGGTACTGCTCGCACCCGCACACCTGGCCATTGTTCTGTTATTTTAAGTTGAAAGAACGGTAA